The following are encoded in a window of Rhizobium sp. 11515TR genomic DNA:
- the xdhA gene encoding xanthine dehydrogenase small subunit yields the protein MSDSIRFILNGEDIILSSLRPTETLLDFLRLNRRLTGTKEGCAEGDCGACTVLVGRLIDGGLYYESVNACIRFVGSLHATHVVTVEHLAAQNGTLHPVQQALVDCHGSQCGFCTPGFVMSLYGLWLSTEKPSRAQIEKSLQGNLCRCTGYEPIVKAAEQVSQKRPSALFDPLEKTRADIIARLWAMEGDDTIEISEGEDRLIVPGSVSALAQVLADEPTATVVAGSTDVGLWVTKQMRRLNPVVFINHLTDLQKIVIEGDGLTIGAGVTYSRAFAVIGEKIPAFADLINRIGGEQVRNMGTIGGNIANGSPIGDTPPPLIALGATLKLRSTAGARSLPLEDFFIDYGKQDRHPGEFVESIFVPYPAKGTHFAVYKISKRRDEDISAACGAFHLSLDSTGNVEDIRIAFGGMAGTPKRARTVEAELIGKPWTEATVMAARDAFDSDYTPLTDWRASAEYRQLTAKNLLIRFYLETSGAPQELKRFEVLA from the coding sequence ATGAGCGACAGCATCCGCTTTATCCTCAACGGCGAGGATATCATTCTATCCAGCCTACGCCCTACCGAGACGCTGCTCGACTTCCTGCGTCTCAACCGGCGGCTGACGGGAACGAAGGAAGGATGCGCGGAGGGCGACTGCGGCGCCTGCACGGTGCTGGTGGGCCGGCTGATCGATGGCGGGCTGTACTACGAATCCGTCAACGCCTGCATCCGCTTCGTCGGCTCGCTTCATGCGACCCATGTCGTTACCGTCGAGCATCTCGCCGCCCAGAACGGCACGCTTCACCCCGTGCAGCAGGCGCTGGTCGATTGTCACGGCTCGCAATGCGGTTTCTGCACGCCGGGTTTCGTCATGTCGCTCTATGGCCTCTGGCTTTCGACAGAAAAGCCCAGCCGGGCGCAGATCGAAAAATCGCTCCAGGGAAATCTCTGTCGTTGCACAGGCTATGAGCCGATCGTCAAGGCCGCCGAACAAGTGAGCCAGAAGCGGCCGAGCGCGCTCTTCGATCCCCTCGAAAAGACGAGAGCCGATATCATCGCCCGCCTCTGGGCCATGGAGGGCGACGATACCATCGAGATTTCCGAGGGCGAGGATCGCCTCATCGTGCCCGGTTCAGTCTCAGCACTGGCGCAGGTGCTTGCCGACGAGCCGACCGCGACCGTCGTTGCCGGCTCGACCGATGTCGGCCTATGGGTCACCAAGCAGATGCGCCGGTTGAATCCGGTCGTCTTCATCAATCATCTGACCGATCTGCAGAAAATCGTCATCGAAGGCGATGGGCTGACCATCGGCGCCGGCGTCACCTACAGCCGCGCTTTTGCTGTGATCGGCGAAAAAATCCCGGCCTTTGCCGACCTCATCAACCGCATCGGCGGCGAGCAGGTGCGCAACATGGGCACCATCGGCGGCAATATCGCCAACGGTTCGCCGATCGGCGACACGCCGCCGCCGCTGATCGCGCTCGGCGCAACGCTGAAACTCCGCTCGACGGCGGGCGCGCGCAGCCTGCCGCTCGAAGATTTCTTCATCGATTACGGCAAGCAGGACCGGCATCCCGGTGAGTTCGTCGAGAGTATCTTCGTACCCTATCCGGCCAAGGGTACGCATTTCGCCGTCTACAAGATCTCCAAGCGCCGCGACGAGGATATTTCGGCTGCCTGCGGCGCCTTCCATCTGTCATTGGATTCAACCGGCAATGTCGAAGATATCCGTATCGCCTTCGGCGGCATGGCCGGTACGCCGAAGCGCGCCCGCACTGTCGAGGCAGAATTGATCGGCAAGCCGTGGACGGAGGCAACCGTCATGGCCGCACGCGATGCCTTCGACAGCGATTACACACCGCTGACCGATTGGCGTGCCTCCGCCGAATACCGCCAGCTGACCGCCAAAAACCTTCTCATCCGCTTCTATCTTGAGACATCAGGCGCGCCGCAGGAATTGAAGCGTTTCGAGGTGCTGGCATGA
- the xdhB gene encoding xanthine dehydrogenase molybdopterin binding subunit has protein sequence MDKSTFEERKVINGSMHGSLRHDSAHKHVTGAADYIDDIPEPAGLLHGALGLSDRAHAEIAGIDLSAVKAYPGVLWVFTGADIPGVNDTSSNGMHDEPLLAETKVEFHGQPIFAVIAETRDAGRRAARLAKIDYRDLPHWSDIDGALANGAPLVYEPMTLKRGEPATEMANAKHRIKAQMRIGGQEHFYLESHIAMAIPGEDDEVAVWSSTQHPSEIQHIVGHVLGIPSNAVTVNVRRMGGGFGGKETQGNQFAALAAVAAKKLGRAVKFRPDRDEDMSATGKRHDFLVDYEVGFDDEGRIHAVDATYAARCGFSSDLSGPVTDRALFHADSSYFYPHVHLVSKPLKTHTVSNTAFRGFGGPQGMVGGERMIEEIAYALGKDPLEIRRANFYGQPGSGRTLTPYHQEVTDNIINRVVDELEQSSDYQARRKAIIEFNRCSRFIRKGIALTPVKFGISFTMTAFNQAGALVHIYQDGSIHLNHGGTEMGQGLYTKVAQVLADSFQVDIDRVKITATTTGKVPNTSATAASSGSDLNGMAAFDAARQIKERLVAFAAEKWGVGAEEVQFLPNRVRVGEVEIPFPDFIKQAYFARVQLSAAGFYKTPKIHWDRKAGRGTPFYYFSYGAACSEVSIDTLTGEYLIDRTDILHDVGRSLNPAIDIGQVEGAFVQGMGWLTTEELWWDAKGRLRTHAPSTYKIPLASDRPKIFNVRLAEWSENTEATIGRSKAVGEPPFMLSISVLEALSMAVASVADYRVCPRLDAPATPERVLMAVERLKGM, from the coding sequence ATGGATAAATCCACCTTCGAGGAGCGTAAGGTCATCAACGGCTCGATGCACGGCTCGCTGCGTCATGACTCCGCACATAAGCACGTCACCGGGGCCGCCGATTACATCGACGACATTCCCGAACCGGCCGGTCTGCTGCATGGCGCGCTTGGCCTTTCCGACCGTGCTCATGCTGAGATTGCCGGCATCGATCTCTCGGCCGTAAAAGCCTATCCAGGTGTCCTCTGGGTCTTCACGGGCGCCGATATTCCCGGCGTCAATGACACCAGCTCCAACGGCATGCATGACGAACCGCTGCTTGCGGAGACCAAGGTCGAATTCCACGGCCAACCGATCTTCGCCGTCATCGCCGAGACCCGCGATGCTGGCCGCCGCGCAGCCCGCCTCGCCAAGATCGACTATCGCGACTTGCCGCATTGGAGCGATATCGACGGTGCGCTCGCCAATGGCGCACCGCTCGTCTACGAGCCGATGACGCTGAAGCGCGGCGAACCCGCAACCGAGATGGCCAACGCCAAGCACCGCATCAAGGCGCAGATGCGCATCGGTGGTCAGGAGCACTTCTATCTCGAAAGCCACATCGCCATGGCAATCCCCGGTGAGGACGACGAAGTCGCCGTCTGGTCCTCGACGCAGCATCCGAGTGAAATCCAGCATATCGTCGGCCATGTTCTCGGGATCCCGTCCAACGCCGTGACCGTCAACGTACGCCGCATGGGCGGCGGTTTCGGTGGCAAGGAAACGCAAGGTAATCAGTTCGCGGCGCTCGCTGCCGTCGCCGCCAAGAAACTCGGCCGCGCCGTCAAATTCCGTCCCGATCGTGACGAGGACATGAGCGCGACAGGCAAGCGACACGACTTCTTGGTAGACTATGAAGTCGGGTTCGACGACGAAGGCCGCATCCATGCCGTCGACGCCACCTATGCCGCGCGTTGCGGCTTCTCTTCCGATCTTTCCGGCCCGGTCACCGACCGCGCACTGTTCCATGCGGATTCCAGCTATTTCTACCCACATGTCCATCTAGTCTCGAAGCCGCTGAAGACGCATACCGTCTCCAACACCGCCTTCCGCGGCTTTGGAGGCCCGCAGGGCATGGTCGGCGGCGAGCGCATGATCGAGGAGATCGCCTACGCGCTCGGCAAGGACCCGCTCGAAATCCGTCGTGCCAATTTCTACGGCCAGCCGGGCTCCGGCAGGACATTGACCCCCTATCATCAGGAAGTCACTGATAACATCATCAACCGCGTCGTCGACGAACTCGAACAGAGTTCCGACTATCAGGCGCGGCGCAAGGCGATCATCGAGTTCAACCGCTGCAGCCGCTTCATCCGCAAGGGCATCGCGCTGACGCCGGTAAAATTCGGCATTTCCTTCACCATGACCGCCTTCAATCAGGCCGGCGCTCTGGTGCATATCTATCAGGATGGCTCCATCCATCTGAACCACGGCGGCACCGAGATGGGCCAGGGCCTCTATACAAAGGTTGCGCAGGTTCTGGCCGACAGTTTCCAGGTCGATATCGATCGCGTGAAGATCACGGCTACGACAACAGGCAAGGTGCCGAATACCTCGGCAACCGCTGCCTCCTCCGGCTCGGACCTGAACGGCATGGCCGCCTTCGATGCCGCTCGCCAAATCAAGGAAAGGCTCGTCGCCTTCGCAGCCGAGAAATGGGGAGTGGGAGCAGAAGAAGTGCAGTTTCTTCCCAACCGCGTACGCGTCGGTGAGGTGGAAATTCCCTTCCCGGATTTCATCAAGCAGGCCTATTTCGCCCGCGTGCAGCTTTCCGCCGCCGGTTTCTACAAGACGCCGAAGATCCACTGGGATCGCAAGGCCGGCCGCGGCACGCCCTTCTATTATTTCTCCTATGGTGCCGCCTGCTCGGAAGTGTCGATCGATACGCTGACCGGCGAATATCTGATCGACCGCACCGACATCCTTCATGACGTCGGTCGTTCCCTCAACCCCGCGATCGATATCGGCCAGGTCGAAGGCGCTTTCGTGCAGGGCATGGGCTGGTTGACGACCGAAGAGCTCTGGTGGGATGCGAAGGGCCGGCTGCGCACGCACGCGCCATCGACTTACAAAATTCCGCTCGCTTCAGACCGGCCGAAGATCTTCAACGTCCGCCTGGCGGAATGGTCGGAAAATACGGAGGCGACCATCGGCCGCTCCAAGGCCGTCGGGGAGCCGCCCTTCATGCTCAGCATATCCGTGCTGGAGGCTCTATCGATGGCGGTCGCCAGCGTCGCGGATTACCGCGTCTGCCCGCGCCTCGATGCGCCGGCAACACCGGAACGGGTGCTCATGGCAGTCGAACGGCTGAAGGGGATGTGA
- a CDS encoding LysR substrate-binding domain-containing protein, with protein MKQPKRFPLNALRVFEAAARLGSFTRAGEELGMTQTAVSYQIKLLEETIGEPLFLRRPRQILLTEAGEQLAPKVAEAFALLQEAMASISGDAETTLRIHSTPTFASQWLARHVGSFQLKHPNIAVRLDTSGSIIDFAREPSDIAIRAGRGQWPGLRAHLLMKVYFTPMLSPALAETIGGIHEPADLLKLRIIDAGDPWWAQWFKEAGVPDPGLQGRPRSRLGAQSFEASAALAGQGVAILTPEFYADDLASGRLIQPFDILSSDNTDYWIAYPENRRHTPRIRAFRDWLLREFGMPLE; from the coding sequence ATGAAGCAGCCCAAGCGCTTCCCGCTGAATGCGCTTCGCGTTTTCGAGGCCGCGGCCCGGCTCGGCAGTTTCACCCGCGCCGGCGAAGAGCTTGGCATGACGCAGACGGCGGTCAGCTATCAGATCAAGCTACTGGAGGAGACGATTGGAGAGCCGCTATTCCTGCGTCGTCCGCGGCAGATCCTGTTGACTGAAGCCGGAGAGCAGCTCGCGCCGAAAGTGGCTGAAGCCTTTGCCCTGTTGCAGGAGGCCATGGCCTCGATCAGTGGCGATGCCGAAACGACGCTGCGCATTCATTCGACGCCCACCTTCGCCTCGCAATGGCTGGCTCGTCATGTCGGGTCGTTTCAGCTCAAGCATCCCAATATCGCGGTCCGGCTGGATACCTCCGGCTCGATCATCGACTTCGCCCGGGAGCCCTCCGATATCGCCATCCGTGCCGGGCGCGGCCAATGGCCGGGACTGCGCGCCCATCTTTTGATGAAGGTCTATTTCACGCCGATGCTGAGCCCGGCGCTTGCGGAGACTATCGGCGGCATACATGAACCGGCCGATCTCCTGAAGCTCCGCATCATCGACGCGGGCGACCCGTGGTGGGCGCAATGGTTCAAGGAAGCCGGCGTTCCCGATCCCGGCCTTCAGGGCCGGCCACGCAGCAGGCTTGGTGCCCAGTCCTTCGAGGCGAGCGCAGCATTGGCCGGCCAGGGCGTCGCCATCCTGACCCCGGAGTTCTATGCGGATGATCTGGCTTCCGGGCGGCTGATCCAGCCCTTCGATATTCTTTCGTCCGACAATACGGACTACTGGATCGCCTATCCCGAAAACAGGCGTCATACGCCGCGAATCCGCGCCTTCAGGGATTGGCTCCTCCGCGAATTCGGCATGCCGCTCGAATAG